The Flavobacterium sp. M31R6 nucleotide sequence TTTGCGCCGTGAAAAACCTTGTATTCATACTCATCATCGCTATTTTTCTAAAACCGATTTTTCCGGTTATAGAATACGTGGTTAATTATGAATACATCTCAAAGGTACTTTGCGAAAACAAGGCAAAGCCAATGATGCACTGTAACGGTAAATGTCATTTGATGAAGGAATTGGCCAAGGCTACCGAAAATGAAAAGCCTGCTTCTTCCGATAAAAAAGGATATACTCCTGTTGCTGAACTATTATTTTTTCAGGAAATTAAAGCTTTTTCTATTGCTTCTGCATCATTTTTAGAAAAAGAAAAAAACAGCAATACCTATTCCAATTTATATTCCAAATCCCATTTGGATTCCCTTTTTCGACCACCCATTTTTATTTCTTAGATTTTATTAAAACACTTTTGTGTCAATTGTTGCAAATGGTATCCATCATTTGTGCACGCTTTTGCGCACGAATCAATCCTAAATAAATTAAGAAATAAATACAATGAAAAACGCAATATATAAAGCAATTGCTGTAATGGCAATGGTTGCTGTAGTATCAGCATGTTCAAACAATAATGACGAAGTTATCACCGGAACCGGTAAATTGGGCGTAGAATTTGACAATGCCTTCGGATCAAATGACTTGATTTTAACAAGCCAAGCCAACACCACCTCACAAGGAGAAGTATTAAAAATCAGTAATGTAAAATACATCATTAGCAATATTGTTTTGACTAAAGATGATGGAACGACACTTACTTATCCAAAAAGTTCCAGCTATTTCATTGTCGATGAAGCTACAGTTGCAAGTCACGAGATTGAATTAGAAAACATCCCTGCAGGGAACTACACCAAAATAAAATTCGGAATCGGAGTAGACAAAGCGCAATGGGAATTGGGAGCAACTGGTCAAGGTGATTTCTTGGCTGCTGCACAAGCTGCCGGAATGATGTGGAGTTGGTCTGCTGGGTATAAATTCGTGGCTTTCGAAGGAACTTTTACTTCTTCTACT carries:
- a CDS encoding MbnP family protein, which translates into the protein MKNAIYKAIAVMAMVAVVSACSNNNDEVITGTGKLGVEFDNAFGSNDLILTSQANTTSQGEVLKISNVKYIISNIVLTKDDGTTLTYPKSSSYFIVDEATVASHEIELENIPAGNYTKIKFGIGVDKAQWELGATGQGDFLAAAQAAGMMWSWSAGYKFVAFEGTFTSSTVTADTSFMVHTGQTGTDYNYTEVTLDLPTNAMVRTTITPDIHIIANVAKIIDGTNKIKLSDNNMGGMGAMIMGGSQLPLITANLNGMFSVAHVHND